CAACTAATgtatattcatattattatgtacctactttcatTTAATTCACACATGTGGTTCAAACAATtgtatttgtgtaataatgATTGTAAGCCATTAAGCAAGATATACTGAATCTTTGTAGGCTAAACATATGAAATTATTGTAACACAATATCCAATAAGCATGCCATTAGAATTGGTGATCATATGTAGTAGAAATATGACAATTGGAATGGATTAGAAATTGCATGAATAAATTACCTGACTCTCAGGGTCCTGGTCCGAGTGCTCGGAGTCGCTGGCCGCCGAGTCGTAGTCGGACTCCGGCCCATCCTGCAAACCAGCCACCTTTAGCAGTTGCATGATAACAAACAAGTCTGACTTTTGTTTTTGCTCTCAAAACAAACTAGTCTCAAATTCTACGTGGCGTCACCCGCGGCTAAAATTAAAGTCTAAACACATCAACGGCGCCGCGGAGAGTGGTCCCAATCGTGACCTCATTTGCGAAAAGAAATGGTCACACCGTCACGCGAATGCACCGGTGAAAGTGCCCGCGTAATACTTATAATGGCCAAACGAAAGTTGATTTTTGCCACTGTCGCTGGCGGTCAGTATTTCTAACTCACATTTGTCGAGTTTCGCTCGATGTCCTGGGAATCTGAATAGTCACCGGAGTCCCGTCGCGCTACGACCGACATGTCGCCGCCCTCCGGTTTTTGCAAGACCTCCAGTTTTATTGATATCAATTTCTCCACGAAATTTAAACGATTACACTTCTACTGTCCGTGTAATCCCCTCTCAAACAAAATGCTAACATCAAAGAGTATAACCACTAATAAACAAGTGAAGATAgtgaaattgttttttttttctatcaatGTTTCTAGCGGCCATCAAGGTTCACGTATCATACAACGCAGATTTTCGATAAacgataaataaaattattcattaAATTCAAGCATTACGGTTCATCGTCtagatttattttcttttttttccctgtgtaatttaatttcttttacCTTTTATTGGAACAACGTACGTAAAATGGAAACTAGTGTTTCCAACCGGCAACTCCGCATACAAAAAAGTGTGTTCCTCTTACACATAAAGTAAAAGAACGTAAAATTAAAAAGGAAAGTAAATTACTTTTCTAACACAAATTTCTAACTACATGTTTGAATTTTCTAATTacaataaatctaaaaaaaacctGAAGAAATTTAGAGAAAATATTTACCAATGAAATATAAGTATTGAACATTGAACagacatattattgataagtgGAACGCAACTATCGGGCAATGTTGCCATGTTCTAATGCAATAGATATGTCATatcaatttgttttgttttatctaTCTTGTCAAGACTTGTTCCGCTTGTTCGAAGCATTCCAAGAAAATAATTCTAATTTCTAACTTTTAACCGGCATAGTTAGAATAGTTTTTTACTCTGATATGATATAACTAACACAAACAAAGACTGTTCAGATTTCTCGCCAAACAATGGAGAAGTAAGTATACACAGCCATGCAAAGGATTATGACGAAATACTTTTCCATGGCTAAATTTTCGTTTTCCTTTTTCTAGCGTAAATCAAACTGACGATGCGAAGACCATTCAGTTATTAAGTAAAGGTATAATGGAGCTGTATGAACCGCCGTTGGCCACCATAAATACCCATTTAAAGGAACTAACGTAAGTCTAACCTAAACTTTGTTTATGTGATTTCAATTAACAAGTAGAGCATTCCATACATCATTTATTTGCCTAGCCTCGCCTGAATAACGACCGTAGTTCACCGGCATAGGCTCAACGAGTCTAACTGTGAATAgtaatcattattttattaccagaAAACAATTCACTTATTTGATTTTATGAGGCATTTTCAACATTGTTAAAACAAGATTTTTGTAAGTAAGTTAAACTAAACCAAGACTTACAGACAGACTCAAGATAAACTACGGCTTTTCACATAAAATATTTGTCTTCTTATTCTGACCATGCCAAGTTTAAGATAAGTTGTAAAACTACTTGAGATATATTACATGCTTTTCTAGAATAAATTATAGTTCAATTGACCACAATATTGTAGCACTACTTGTTACTAAATACTGTTGTAAGTTGccagcattaaaaatataaatgttgTAAAATACAATGGGGGTAGtgttaaaaattacaatttaagGTAGATGTGGAAATGTAGTCCGCCATTCCATTTCTCGCCAAGTTCCCTTGCAAGGTGATGACTAGCACATTCTCTTGGACCAAAATGGTGAGTACAATATATtagaaatagggaatattaggatTATATCATGCATTAGGTTGTaaaaatgattgattgattaaaacATTAAAGCATAATTGTGAAAATCTAATTATTTTGAGAACTTTGATATGCCACATCATTCTAAGAGCCATGTGACTCATAAAGTATGGTTCCCTATGTGGTCTAGGCATGTGAATTCAATAGAATAGCTTAGGGATTAAACATAAATTAGCTTTTCTTCACTTCTTATCATCTCTAATTGTATGATTTTGATTTGGTAATATCATAAAATAACACTGACTGGGAGTTAGGTTATATTCTCAAAACTTTAGTCATTTCAACCCAGACAAAGTTTTCTTATACgagaaaaatattgttttacaatttcaagaaaatttggaaaataagtttaaatttcattcgattttTCTGCTATGGATAAAAACCCCCTCTACCTGTTTCTATCTGACTTTGTCTAGTGCTATGCTTTGCCATTCTTTTGGCTGCAATAGCAACAATTTCGTCTTGCCACCTGGTTAGTGGATGTCCTCTGTATCTAGAGCCTGGGAGCCCTTTCGCTGTTTTCCTCTTGTTGTTGAGCCTCAGAAAATCCCTAAATGAATATAATGTAATTGTTATGCTTTAGGGAAAGACAGGAAGCAGTGCACAGCATGCTGTCTTCAGAGCGGAGGCGGCTGGAAGACTTGCAGAATGATGCCATGGTTGATGCACTTGTGAGTATTGCTTTATATATAATTTTCACTTTTCTTTCACACTTGCTTAATAACAAGGTTTATTAACACATTTACATTAACTTGTAGCTAATTAACTGACAGTTTGATAACTTCTTGCAGGTGTATTTTAAGCTACTTCTTATACAACATAACATATTAGAAGTAGGTTAGTGTAATGTTGATAAGGTAATTTGtaagaatcatttatttacacacAAGATATTATAAGTAGATTTGAAACTCTGCAAGTGTATGGAATCTAGATGACAACATTGGAACAAAGGAAACATTGTTTAATTCGGATACCTCTCATATTTTTGAATGGATTTCATAAATTTCTgtttccaaaatgaaagttttctTTAATTTCCTAGTGAAAATTTCCTGAATAATTTTTGAAAGCTACAACAGCTCTGTATATAAATATTAGGCtccatgccaaatttcagctttCTATGACATTGGGAATGGGAAGATTTGGTGTCAGTGAGTGGCCAAATCATCGTGTTTcaggtacatatttataaaatcttaagtaggtattaaagtTAAATTCATGAAACATTGTATTCCatatgcagttattttttagggttccgtacctcaaaaggaaaaaatggaacccttataggatcactcatgtgtctgtctgtctgtctgtccgtccgtcacagcccattttctccaaaagtactggaccaattaagttgaaatttggtacacatatgtaaattcgtgaccctaagacggacatcttacgtaaacaaatgaattttaaacatggaggccacttttggggggtaaatgagaaaattcaaaaataaagttttttaaactatatcatgttacatatcaaataaaagagctcatattttgagaatttcaaatatattttttttgtaattttaaaatgaatggtttagaagttatttaagaaaatagtaaaaaaattacCCCCCCCcttatacaaaatagttctttacctatagatgacaggaaaacctattagaaatatgcagtcaagcgtgagtcggactaattacttagtttttgatccgatccctacgggttttttaaaggcaattcactcgcgtttgaCATATagaaatacattgttaaaaattgggtaatgtacggaacccttggaacgcgagtccgactcgcacttggccggttttattgttttaaataatatttaaaacagtagaattaatatttataaaaaattgaatcaaAGAAAATTGTAGTTATTAGTTAAATATCTAAGGAAGCCTCATCAAATTATTAGgtttaaaaaataatcattttagaTTTCATATGTTCACTAAGAACATCTTATCCTGTGAATCTAAGTTTTAGCACTGCCACACCCCCAGATTTCTTGTTATTTATACTACAATCATATGTTTTGGAATAAACTAAATGGGAGTGCCGTGTGGTACCGGCATCAGAAAAGTATAGCACCACCCCATTTCGTCCCGTGGGTGTCGTATAAGGCGACTAAGGGAAAACTGGCGACAGATATGCATATGAGCAAGGCTCGCCCGTATCCTTAGCGGGGTCCTTGCTCACAAGAGCTGTGCGCGCGCACCATCGaaaaaaataaatctaaatggGAGGCTAACATTTTAAATTGTGTGTCTATACAGATACACACAATTTAAAATGTTAGTATGTATGTACTGACTGACATTTCTTTGAGACATTTTACAGCCTAAACAGTATTCCATAACATAGTCATGAATAGAAACTTTACATGTACATAAATAACAAACTAACTAAAATGTTAGGTCGACTTTAACCTACTTCTAACAGCATATATATTTGAAACTTAGGTACTAAACGAAAgcactgatctgatgatggagccagATGACAATTATTGGAACTCTTTGATGGTTACTAGGTAGCTCCacgattgttatgccatttatggTCCTAGCcaaattggttgttccatacttacgctatggaatgtccaatttagatAGAACCCTAAATGGAACGTGACTACGTATTTTAATatgttatacaatatacatatacctatcaCTGCTTTGAGTTGGGCAACAACAAAGTAAGACTATGACAAAGAGAAAAGGAAATAACTCATTCTCTATATATCTGCGATTACAGTTTTGTTTGAAAGTGCTTGCCAAAATGTTTCAGCTGGCGGACATAGCGACGAACAGGGAGCGGCTGGTGACCATCTCCAACTCCATGCTGGGGCTGCACAAGAGAGTCCACTCACTACAggtatttttacaagcttttatttaacttgcaatgtgtGTATGTAAgttcgggtcaaatcttgcaagctaaattagacccactgcACATTATTCGATAGGGGTGAAATTtcatatacagtcagcagcagaagttgctaagcgggcaaggtattcaaaattacctagacacgctcttatggtcTTAACAATAAactcgcgtcaagatcattttgaacacctcgcccgcttagtaacttctgctgactgtacataatgtaagttgggtgacaatgcaatattatggtaccatcgagctgatctgatgatggtcAGGTGGCCATACCATAGGAACTCTGAGATAAAATTTGAAAGTCTAGTTCTATAATTTGAATTTGATAGACATTCAAATGAGaagaagtacagtcagcaataaaggTGCGTGACACAATTCCTTTTAAAGTAACTTGTCTCATTTCATTTGTAGTCTgcctctttcgcactcatgaTATGTTCATATACATGATAACTTCTCTTTTGCACACTTCGATTATCGCGTAATCGTCCTTCTACTCCTTCTAGATTAGTGGTTTTGTGCTAACAGAAACCTGAAGTTTTGTCAACtaaagtttaaatttaaagCACTTTTCTTAGACTTGACTACAAACACACATATTATACACACCAGTCGCGAGTTCGAGTCTCGCTCGAGACAGTGAATGGGagtggggttggcaactgtcaaaggttggcatagatggcgccatcatagcttgcccctttctcTAGTTGAGTTCTATgtgatttggcttaaagggctggcatccagggcataaaattctatttaaaaaccggtcaagtgcgagtcggtctcgcgttccaagggttccgtacctcatcATTATCGTCATAGGCCTTTTCGTCTATGGCaaacgatttatggtgtaacactggagaaacaccgtttttggtggctgaatagaccgatgCGAGACCGACATGGTCTACCACAGGTGTGACAAGAGAAGTTTGCGGAAACCTGTTCCGTTCCGTACCTACATTACTCAATTttatcaatgtatttttttatgtggaacgtgaatgaaatgtctaaATCTATAGGGGTCGGATcataaactaagtaattaagtccgactcacgcttgactgctcattgttaataggttttcctgtcatctataggtaggtaaagaactatttattgtatattttttcaaaattttggactcagtagttccggagataaagggggagaATCCGgagaatggtcggacagacagagcacgagtgatcctataagggttccgtttttttccttttgagctacgtacggagccctaaatacggaaccctaaaaaacaagaattttacacaattctagggattgacgccatctgctaaatacttcgaatTCGAACGGCCAACCCTATTATTCGACTTTTCATTAATTTCTAAACATTGTGGTATCATTTGCAGACAATTCTGTAAAATGTATGCTTTTATTATTAATCTTTGGTTTATCTGTTTCCAGGCGCGGGCGGCTGCCGTGGAGAAAGTTGCTAAAAGTCGAGCGGTGAGCCAAAACAAACCGGTCGGCAGTTAGTAGCAGATACACACCCGacataaataatacttaaaacATGCGGACCATAGGAACATTCCTATACCTATATTTAGAGGCTAGAAAAGATGGAAAAACCTAGAATAGGTGGCGATTCAGACTTTTATGTTTCAGAAGCAATCTTAACCAACATGTGATCAAAGAATCAAATAATCTCAGCGCCATCTTTTGGCTTGAATATTGTTTAGCACAACAATGCCATCTTTTGATATTTATGAGTACTAGCTTGATCAGTGCTCAGTTGGTATAGCAGAAAGTTACTTCTAGAAGAAATGATAGGCTAAATCGAGAAGAGATATGCCGGAGATGGCACCTGCGAACCCTAGCCCTAAGATTAGGATGAACGCCATCAGAGAAGCAGAGAAAACAAAGAAAGCTGTTGGCGTCATCCGGCAAGCACTATATTCAACCAATCACAACAAGGATACTACACGGCTGATCTTCATCGAGGGAACAAGCAAGAATTGTAATCAACATGTCAACATAAGCTGTGTGTCGCTGCCATCGATATGATAATGTCAGCAAAGCGgaagacatattttataaggTATGTCTAGAAAGAACTAGAATTTTTGACACGCTTACTGTGGTTGGGATTCATTTGATCCCTTATATGTATGGGAAATATTGTTGATGAGTTAAGCTAATTGCCTCGGCAAACGTGTCAAAGTaatacaatagtacattgtgcaccatggggcgtaagttaaatattgcaaacgagagtacgagtaagttaaatcgcgacgacTTGCCGGGGCGATccatagactcgagtttgcaatattattacgccccgagttacacacaatgtttttcatcacacttgcgatacaaaaatgaagtataaagacaaaaaactgttaattattaaACTTCATTACTCCGTAGggaaaacgctttttctattACTCCCGCTAagcctgcgtgcaattccacatttactgagcgagtgtgatgaaatcATTATTTAAAGCAGTGGCATTTAAAATGCccaaaatgtaaatatgtgtagACCACATAGATGCTATATTATGTGTTGGGTGCTTCCAAATGATGTACAGGTCTCAGGATCAATATGCCTAGTCCAAGTTAAGGTAATATACGCCAAAGCCTATTTTACTGGAGTGGTCAAATTTCAGTCAAATCAGTGcatagttagcttagacggactttaGTATGTTTTATCAAGAGTTGACATGTTTAAGGAGCGTTTACCTAGCCTACCTCTTCTTCTTTGTCagtgttatatatttttttctttttctctataaccacatttaaaaaaaagcggccaagtgcgagtcgggctcgcccatgaagggttccgtagcagcaagtaacataataaaattgcggtttacgatttatgaagTATtgaaaaaaagcggccaagtgcgagtcggactcgcccatgaagggttccgtagcaggggggacacattttaccactttggaagtgtctctcgcgcaaactattcagtttagaaaaaaatgatattagaaacctcaatatcatttttgaagacctatccatagataccccacacgtatacgtttgatgaaaaaaaattttttgagtatcagttctaagtatggggaacccccaaaatttattgttttttttttctatttttgtgtgaaaatcttaatgcggttcacagaatacatctacttaccaagtctcaacagtatagttcttatagattcagaaaaaagtggctgtgacatacggacggacagacagatagacatgacgaatccataagggttccgtttttgccatttggcggaaccctaaaaatagctcACCAATACCGAATGTCAGTCGCCAGACGGAACATCGGAGAATTAAGCATcgtttaaaattaattcataCATGTGCGGTATACCATTCAGCAGACTTTTCAGTCATGCTGGAACCATCGCTCGTCCCTCTCTCCTTGTTGATCACGTGCAATAGAAGCATAGATGGCTTAACCTCCCCCCAAATTGGATGAACTTTTATTGCACGGTTacactgtacagtcagcagcagaagtcgctatacactccaggtgctcaaagagaggtaaacgtttaaactgtcaaaaagttgttgACTGTCATGGTAGTATTTACTTGTAAGCGCTCAACGTGTCACAAATATCAGAACACTCGCTATTCATTAATTTCTACACTTACAACAAGTCATTGATACCTTAGCTGTCAAAAAACCACTGGTATCTAAGCGGTCAACGtgtcaaatatatctgaaca
The Cydia splendana chromosome 20, ilCydSple1.2, whole genome shotgun sequence DNA segment above includes these coding regions:
- the LOC134800583 gene encoding uncharacterized protein LOC134800583; this encodes MENVNQTDDAKTIQLLSKGIMELYEPPLATINTHLKELTERQEAVHSMLSSERRRLEDLQNDAMVDALLADIATNRERLVTISNSMLGLHKRVHSLQARAAAVEKVAKSRAVSQNKPVGS